The window CCTCTAATTTTCAAGTGTAGACAACTTAAGCAATGTCCCTCTTGCATTTTACTTTTTCCATAGGCATGTTTTTTTTTCAAGAACTTGTTAATATTTTTTggctttaaaaaaacaaaaaaaaatattagcaggtcctataaatatttttttggttttttttaaaGCCAAAAAATATTAACAAgttcacaaggaaaaaaaaacatgtcTAAGGAAAAAGTAAAAAGCAAGAGGGGCATAGCTTAAGTTGTTtacacttaaaaaaatttaaaacatcataAAAAATCTATTCATAGTTCCTCTTAAGTATTTTAACATACAGAAAAACAAAAAATTGTAGAGAAAATGTTAAACCTGGGAGTCCGCGAAGGATGATGACAATATGATCAGGTCGAGATGCGCGTAGAGGTTGCTTAAACAAATCACAAGCATTGACAATTGTTGGTTTAGCATTGATAGAATGATTGATTGAAACTATTGGCACCCCATCAGGAAAATGTTTCAGTGGTACTTGATGGATGAGAGGTAAATCCTACATTGTATGATGATTTCATGAGGTAAAAAATATAGAATCACTTAGAGAATCTTGCAAGGTCTAAGACTAATAGTACTATAAGCCAAACCAATACATAACATAGAAAGACGATAAGACCACAACATTTAATACAGAACCAAGATGCACAATAAACTTGCCCATATATTGTTAAATAACTGATGATATCAGCCAAAAATATATGAGATCAACATATACTAATGCAGATTTTTAAACATTAAATCAAAGCAATAGAGGCGGACAAGAAAACTCAAGGACCTAGGTAACTGACTGATAAAATAATGTATTCAATAAACAAAaagttattgttattattttgcTGGAACTTGATTGGGGTCTTGAGTAGGACTCAGGTTGGTTAGCTTCAAGTTTCAGCCCTACTTTCTGATAATCTTACCTGACTTCGATTTAGAATAAAATGCATATATATTGAAAACTTATAAAGCCAATAACCCTAAGTCCCCATGCCTAACTATTCCTCTTGCCCTAGTGACCTAATCTCTAGCCTCTTCCCTTTCCACCTCCAGATTCAAATAAGTGAGATCAAAGCACATTCTATTCAAACAAATCTAGGTCAAAACAATCTTAGATAGGCCCATCCAAGTCAAACTTGTCTTCATGATTAGCTAATATTTCCTAGTTGGTAATGTGGTTGAAGCCAGCAAACGAGAGACATCAAGAATCGGCATCAAAGTCAATTTAAGAATAAATCAAGGTTCTTTTCCAAATAAATAAGagaagaataaaattaaaaataattaatatattcCTCTAGCACAAGATAGATAATTCTACAGTCCTTCACAGTTAGCTTATTTTCAAAGCATAATTGAAAACTTTAAGCACTAACATCTTTGTCTATCACTAATTAGGGGCATATACTAGAAATTAAATCTATATCCCCGCAATTTCTCCTTTTTTCCCTCTTAGAGTATAAGTTAAGAGAACTTGTTAGAACCCAATCTCTCTTTTAGTTTCACTACATATTCCACAATCAATTCTTTCACAGTGAATGAAAGAGGACATGTGGATTAGtcactcttcctcttctcttgagTAAGTACAAAAACCTCTCTTCTGACATGTATATCTTTCTAAGACTTGTTGTCATAATTTTATTCATATTTCctcacatttttttttcttgttctctTTTTAAGAATGCAGTGTGGACTCCAAGCTCTCATTTGCAATCTTTACTCCTACATCTTCCACAAACTTCACAGCACTATGATATCTTTAATTTACAGGGATTTAACCGAGGAGATTAAATTTTTGTAAAGCAAGGTTTAAAATATTGTTCAGCACAGGAGTTTTAGTCTCAGGCCAAGATGATACACTTTTGATACCATGTCTTGTTGAAATGAATTCAAATGAGTTAATCTTATAATATGCAATTTTGAAGTGGAAAATATGCAAACTTACAAATTATAATAGATTATAAATGCATAAGCTATTGATATTATAATTAGTTTTAACTTTGAAAGTTAATTAAAACAACACAATTTtttatctaatgcataaatattAATACTAAAGAATTAATATATGTtatgaataaaataataatttacaatACCGATATTAATAAGTGTATTATTTTATCTCATAACTATTCAAAATCTATAATATTTAATCTAATTTATGTTATGTTATTTTATCTACAAAAGTagttaaattctatatatttaatcaaatttatgcTTCACCATATTTATTAACTATAAAACAATAATATATGATAACAAAATctaatcaacaacatattatatataaatttataatataattatcattttttttcttttggaataaaaattatataacttATAGTTACTAATAGAAGAAAATTTTATCTTTCTAAACATAcccatattataaatttaaaaattattaatagttTATCTCATCATTATTAATAACTtatctttattcatatttttcaCTTAATTCCTCCAACCCACTAACTGTTCTCACCCCTATAAGATGTTAATATCTATTTACTAACCCCATTCACATAAAAACCCGCTGATAAATTCACCCATATATGTGATTTATATCATCTTAAATAACCCCACCCACTCATGGACACACCTCCTGTTTCACAATGCTCTCCCAATACTCTCACTTCTATTTCACCCACGTCCCATTGTATCCTCACTACCAACTTTCACCACCATTGCTCAAACAACTCAACACACCATACCAGTTTCACAACCTCTATGCTCTTGACCTCATCGCTCTCACTTCTTCTGTTCCACCCATGCGCCATTGAAGCCTCGCCACCAACTTTCGCCGCCATTGTTTAGACAATGCAACACACAATACCAGTAGCACAACCTCTTATCCTCATGGCCTCATATCCTCTTCTAATATATGAATCTACATCACATGGTTCCTATGTTGCCCCACTCCTTGCAAATTGGCACCAAAAGGTTCTAAGATATCATGCGACACCACACAAAAATAGTTGGCACATCTTATTCAACTAGAAAATGCTTGTCGACATCATATCCATTTTGGTTGATGAGCAAATCAATAGGTCCTGCTAGTGTCAATCAAACAATATGAGAATTCAATCCTTGTTCTAAAGAACAATTAAGCCATTGTCCCAACTTTGCAGCATTGCACAAACAATTCTTTCTTTGGCTATACTATGTTTTGTCTTCTCCAAACTAAGAATTATCAATATCTTTATCAACAATCAAACAACTCAATGGGGCATTCCCCTTTTTTGTGTGGCAAACTAGCATAACTGAAATATAATGTTGGTGCTTGCTTCTTTTGTGTTATTATCCTTCAATCTAACATGTATCAATATTCTCTTTTACAATGAAAGAtatttttcttttactcattTTTTTATTGTGACCCCAATTAACCCATACTAAGAGGGTGAATGCAAAGATGGATTGGACTTCACTAGTCAAGCTGTAATTTTGGGGATTTATTTACTTGAGCACATAGGTGATAGGTCAATGGTAGATCAGGAGTGAAGAATAAGCCAACAAATGGATCATCTATCATTTGTTTCCTTTGATAGCTAAGAGGGGGCATGGATACTTCAAGGGATGAATTTGAACATTTTGCATCGTAACTCATCCGTCTAATATCCTTCATGAATAGTTTGGGAATAGCCAATGTGTAGCGTGATTGGAGTATTTCAAGAAAACCTGGAATCAACATTTTTGAGGTATGACGGTGCGGAAGGGTACATATTATGGTATTGTCTTGTGCGTCTTAGCGACTATGTATTGGGATCTAGAAATATACAATCAATATAAAGGCAAACTTCATTTGGATTTAACTAAGATCTTTAGAATTCATTTGTGTCTCGAGATTGGTTTGGTTTGGCTTCAGAAGGATTAGTAATTAACACTacttgagtatagaaaattattCATCCTCTATATATGCACTCATCAAGGAAGCAACTCAAAGGATAATTCTTTCTCATCCCTCCCATTTATTCTTCCATCTCTATTATGTATCAATCTTTGCAGTTCATCACCCACCATTCAAGGCACAGTTAGCCATTAGCAACTAAACAAATAAAGAGCTCAAAATATAAAGAATCTaaattcaaaacaaaaaaaaagggttcaaaaaataataattgtaAATGCATATGAATCATCCAGAGAACCTGTGCAATCTCAACCGGAGGAGGTTGCTATATATAGTCACTAGACTGTGGTAAAGCATGCGGATCAGGATATTTTCTATTCGTAGGAATGGATGTGATTGGTAGGACAGGAAACAATGCTAGCGGTGGTGCAGTCAGTGGTGAAGTCTCTGGAACATGAGTAGCTGGAAGAGATGGTGGCAAAGAAAGTTGTACTCCAGGTGTATGCATTCGACCCATATTTTTTGACATGCCATTACCATCAATAGTAGAAAAGTTAGAGAAACCTCCTTGCACAACAAAGTTCTCTGAACCAGACTCTTCTGACAATGGATAATTTAGTGGTTTTAGTGGTCTTTGAGTATCACATATATCTGGAACTTTAATTTCATAGGGAAATCCAAGTGCATCTGTTTGTTGGATGACTAGATCAAATCTGCTTTCTGTAGGGCCTCCAAATGCTGGATAGGAACTTTTCTCTCGTGCAAGTTGATAACTTGCTTGTTCAGGATTTTTAGCATTTGGCAGCGCATAAGGGTAATCTTTTGGTGCATGAATCTCTGGGAAATCATTGCGAGCATTCTGTTCAAATTGGTCTCGTGGTAAGTAATTTAATGTATTGTGTGTAGCTTGCTGCCTCTTCACAGAAAAAGGAAGTTTGTCAGTGACATGAGCTGCATTGTACCTAGTATTGGGCATAGAGACATCATCCCTATAGCTGCCGCTCTGCTGAAAAGAAACATCGTGCCTATCGTGTATTACATTTGGGGAACTATCGAATTGATTATGTCTTGTATTTGCATAGTCCTGGACGTCTGAGCCACCAGCCAAATATCTTTTCTCGCAACGACCAATCCTGTTCTCACCCAAATGTGTATCATAGACCTCCATTCTTTCAAAATCTAGTCTTTCACGGAACGCATACCGCTCAACCCCATAGGAAGTCGAAGGTTCTTTAAAACTCTGATGCCCTTCAAATTGACTTGGCCGCGACACTTTATTTGgggagaaagaaattgtttctAGGGGTAAAAGTAAACCACTTTTTCCAACCGAGTTAAACTTCGAGCCATCAGGGACGCGATCTACCCTGACATCCCCTGGTTGACTCTGTGATCCAGCACGGGCAAATCGATCTGGCAGAAATTCGCCTTTAGATTGCATCAACTCTTCATTCAGTTTCCCATGATCTCGAATCAGATTAAGCCTGCGTGCATCCTCCACCGATATCCTCCCTGAAACAAACCCGTTGCGATCGAATAATGGATGAAGGTGGGGAGTCCCCACTGGTGGTTCTTCGACTCGCATCCTTTTATATGAGGTCTCTCCTCCCAAAAACTCATCTTGCGGAAACCGCTGTGGCGGATCAATAAAAGGGCGGAAGATCTCCCCCTCCATGGCACGATTCACGCCCCAGGTTTCTGGCGGGTGCAGCCTCGGAGGCTGCAGCGGCGGTCGGTGGTCCCATAAAGGAGGCCGGTGCGAGAACGGCGGAGCGGGACCTGGAGGAAATCGGCGAAATTCAGGATGGTAATGGTCGAATGCATGGGGCGCCAGTGGCATCTGGATCGGCATTTGGCAGAAAGGGAAGTGGGGGGTCGAACAGATGGGGCAAAGGTGCCCTTGCGGCGGCCGAAACCTCGAAGATCCATCCATGGCGAGCTCGATTTTTTGAAGGATTAGGTCAGGAATGGTTGGGTTTTGCAAGAACTCTCATTCTCTTCATTTTTAgtgaattatttaaatattatcatATTCATATGCACTAGGTGTTCATGTTTAACACTGATCATGTCCCACGGGATTGGCCTGGGAAGGAAAAACAAAAATCCTTCCACCCATAGTTAATTTAACTTATAATTTACCTCCTTTCCTATGATTTAGGAATGAACTCTCATAATATTTTTTACTACAATGTTTAATATTGTAATTTTGATGCAATAGATGTTGGGTGAATTCGACAGATGAGAAAATGGCATGTTGGATATTTGATCATCTTAATACAAAGGGTCACTAAATTAGGATAAATATCCTTCTTTCATTTATCCTTTTTTAGAATGTGTACAATCATCTTGGAGGAACCATTAACATGACATCTTTTGATGCAATATTTAATATTGTAAAAAATGGAAAGAACTCTCAAACGTAGTACAAATTTGATTCAAGGTGGCAAAAAGTGAATACATTCACTCTCGTTAATTCGTCTCAGGACCAACAcaaaagaggtaaatcacggacggctactagcctttggaatagtaactagcacataagggaagaATTTACCTTGGCTTTGCCTAGATTCGAATCTCAAACCTCATTAGCCGCTAAACAGTTCAAATTTGATTCAAAGAGTATTCATAGGGTGCTTAATGTTGGTGCACCggagccaacaagaggagagaagtgAATTGTCTGCAAAATAAAATAtgccctcctcgttctttcaactctaaaacaacaacaataataaaataaaatacacataaaagaagagacaagaaatttaacttggttacaacctacgtggttgttaatccaaggcagttgaaaagctccactagaaatatctccATCACTGTAGGTGaaaaagccttttacacactaagaaagctctaagagttgctaggaatttaatactgagttgaatgaataattcctagctccaggggtctttatatagctcaTTAAAATCCTATCTTGAGTCTTGAAgccgcctccaaaggggttgagggtgcctctaagtggataaacggataaagttttatccgctcattAACGGGCAGTTTGACCCAGCTGAGGGCACTCTCaagggcattgagggcgccctcaatgctgttAAGGGCACCCCTAAACCCTCAATGCAGTTGAGGGCGGAGGTGCCTCCAACGAATGTTGAGGGCGCCCCCAGCTGATTTTACAacatttcttcatcttcattttAGCTTCCGAAGTTCTGATTGCTTGGGCGATTGcgaccaatcgaaatagggctcacccgaacccaattt is drawn from Zingiber officinale cultivar Zhangliang chromosome 1B, Zo_v1.1, whole genome shotgun sequence and contains these coding sequences:
- the LOC121986923 gene encoding uncharacterized protein LOC121986923 isoform X1 translates to MDGSSRFRPPQGHLCPICSTPHFPFCQMPIQMPLAPHAFDHYHPEFRRFPPGPAPPFSHRPPLWDHRPPLQPPRLHPPETWGVNRAMEGEIFRPFIDPPQRFPQDEFLGGETSYKRMRVEEPPVGTPHLHPLFDRNGFVSGRISVEDARRLNLIRDHGKLNEELMQSKGEFLPDRFARAGSQSQPGDVRVDRVPDGSKFNSVGKSGLLLPLETISFSPNKVSRPSQFEGHQSFKEPSTSYGVERYAFRERLDFERMEVYDTHLGENRIGRCEKRYLAGGSDVQDYANTRHNQFDSSPNVIHDRHDVSFQQSGSYRDDVSMPNTRYNAAHVTDKLPFSVKRQQATHNTLNYLPRDQFEQNARNDFPEIHAPKDYPYALPNAKNPEQASYQLAREKSSYPAFGGPTESRFDLVIQQTDALGFPYEIKVPDICDTQRPLKPLNYPLSEESGSENFVVQGGFSNFSTIDGNGMSKNMGRMHTPGVQLSLPPSLPATHVPETSPLTAPPLALFPVLPITSIPTNRKYPDPHALPQSSDYI